Proteins from a single region of Hordeum vulgare subsp. vulgare chromosome 6H, MorexV3_pseudomolecules_assembly, whole genome shotgun sequence:
- the LOC123404176 gene encoding MDIS1-interacting receptor like kinase 2-like produces MHTTTNLALNILLTLFYSSHFAGEGLLSQPARLAPILTVLSLLLVSCGVSSIHCSSSTTTTVHDNSTDMISLLDFKRAITNDSSQALTSWRVGAPLCLWNGVVCGRPKHPGRVIELSLTNLSLSGPISPSLGNLTFLRLLDLSSNGFSGVIPPLNRLQRLEYLDLSDNSLQGIIPSGIDLLSNLLFLHLEENNLTGEIPPSLKNISQLEEITLGGNKLTGTIPDELGKLPNLSILELASNRLSGGIPETLYKYNQSSLRGLHLGSNTLGKTLPSNFGDTFLNLDYLILEDNNFEGHLPASLGNISRLVWLDLSFNNFVGQVPSSFGNLGWLRNLNLQANNLSGFIPIELGGLKNLTHLDLSDNSLQGGVP; encoded by the coding sequence ATGCACACAACGACCAATCTTGCACTGAACATACTACTCACATTGTTTTATTCTTCGCACTTTGCAGGGGAGGGCCTTCTAAGCCAACCGGCAAGGCTAGCCCCCATCCTTACAGTGCTCTCGCTGCTGCTCGTTTCTTGTGGAGTCAGCAGCATCCACTGCTCCTCCTCAACGACGACGACAGTCCATGATAACAGCACGGATATGATTTCGCTCCTAGATTTCAAGCGGGCCATCACCAACGACTCAAGTCAAGCCTTGACATCTTGGCGCGTCGGCGCCCCCCTTTGCTTATGGAACGGCGTCGTCTGCGGCCGCCCGAAGCACCCGGGCCGAGTCATCGAGCTGAGCCTTACGAACCTATCGTTGTCGGGCCCGATTTCACCGTCCCTCGGGAATCTAACGTTCCTTAGGCTACTGGACCTGTCCAGTAATGGCTTCAGCGGTGTGATACCTCCTCTCAACCGTCTCCAAAGATTGGAGTACCTTGACTTGAGTGACAACTCACTGCAAGGGATCATTCCCAGCGGTATAGACCTCCTATCCAATCTATTGTTCTTACATCTTGAAGAAAATAATCTCACCGGAGAAATCCCACCAAGCCTAAAAAACATCAGTCAGCTTGAAGAGATCACGCTTGGTGGTAATAAGCTCACCGGAACAATCCCTGATGAGTTGGGAAAACTCCCAAATCTTTCTATTTTAGAGCTTGCTTCAAATAGGTTATCAGGGGGAATCCCGGAAACCCTGTATAAATACAATCAGTCTTCTCTCCGGGGTTTACACTTAGGTTCCAATACGCTTGGGAAAACACTACCATCTAACTTTGGTGATACCTTCCTGAATCTTGACTATCTCATATTGGAGGATAACAATTTTGAAGGTCATCTCCCAGCGTCACTAGGCAACATTTCAAGGTTAGTGTGGTTAGACTTGTCATTCAACAATTTCGTTGGtcaagttccaagttcttttggtAATCTTGGATGGCTACGAAACCTAAACCTTCAGGCAAACAATTTGTCGGGTTTTATCCCAATAGAGTTGGGTGGCTTAAAAAATCTCACCCATCTCGATCTGTCTGATAATAGTCTGCAAGGTGGAGTTCCATGA